A single genomic interval of Syntrophobotulus glycolicus DSM 8271 harbors:
- the asnB gene encoding asparagine synthase (glutamine-hydrolyzing) translates to MCGIAGWIDWENDLRSSAQVMEKMVDTMVPRGPDARGIWLDEHIIFGHSRLAVVDIEGGKQPMLRKKHDCSYLITYNGELYNTEDIRKELKECGYTFQGHSDTEVLLLSYIEWGTDCVQKLNGIFAFGIWDTKNQSLFLARDRIGVKPLFYTVQDGSLIFASELKALLAHPKVPAKIDLEGLAEVFLIGPARTPGFGVFKNIAEIRPGWSVFYTRDGLTTRQYWQLQGSLHQDDFDTTVEKVRTLVIDAVKRQLVSDVPIGALLSGGLDSSIITAIAAESFRKENKGCLPTFSIDYVGNKEHFKANAFQPDPDAPWVEKMEKAFRTNHRYFYLETDDLVKALEDAVMARDLPGMADIDSSLLLFSRKIKHNVTVGLSGECADEVFGGYPWFHRQEALRAETFPWAMFPETRLHVMAEELIAKINPQEYINARYSAALKEVPAGPDELSPAEDNLRKIGYLTLTRFMPTLLDRKDRMTMATGLEVRVPFCDHHIVDYVWNIPWQIKNYKGREKGLLRMAAQGILPEDVLWRRKSPYPKTHHPGFLKAVSSKLQDIINDPSSPLLPFINKNHVLDLLANPISTANKPWFGQLMDTPRVFAYLIQMDFWFRHYGISVET, encoded by the coding sequence CAAGAGGACCGGATGCCCGAGGAATATGGCTTGATGAACATATTATTTTCGGTCATAGCCGCCTTGCCGTTGTCGACATTGAAGGCGGCAAACAACCGATGCTCAGAAAGAAACACGATTGCTCATATCTCATCACCTACAATGGTGAGCTCTATAATACTGAAGATATTCGCAAAGAGTTAAAAGAATGCGGCTATACTTTTCAGGGTCACTCAGATACAGAAGTTCTTCTGCTCTCTTACATAGAATGGGGTACTGACTGTGTGCAAAAATTAAACGGTATTTTTGCTTTTGGCATTTGGGACACGAAGAACCAGTCTTTATTTTTGGCCCGGGACAGAATCGGAGTTAAACCATTATTCTATACCGTTCAGGATGGGTCGTTGATCTTCGCCTCTGAACTTAAGGCTCTTCTTGCTCATCCCAAAGTTCCCGCCAAAATAGATCTGGAAGGATTGGCGGAAGTGTTTTTGATTGGGCCGGCCCGGACACCGGGATTTGGGGTTTTCAAAAACATTGCCGAAATCAGGCCCGGCTGGTCCGTATTCTATACCAGAGACGGCCTGACAACCCGTCAATACTGGCAGTTACAGGGAAGTCTCCATCAGGATGATTTCGATACAACAGTAGAGAAAGTCCGGACACTGGTTATTGATGCCGTAAAAAGACAGTTGGTTTCCGATGTTCCTATTGGAGCACTGCTTTCCGGAGGTTTGGATTCGAGTATCATTACTGCTATTGCCGCGGAATCGTTTCGGAAGGAAAATAAAGGCTGTCTTCCCACTTTTTCTATTGATTATGTCGGGAACAAAGAGCATTTTAAAGCGAATGCTTTTCAGCCCGATCCTGATGCGCCCTGGGTTGAAAAAATGGAAAAAGCTTTCCGCACCAATCATCGTTATTTTTATCTCGAAACCGATGATTTGGTCAAAGCCTTAGAGGACGCCGTGATGGCCAGGGACCTTCCGGGAATGGCTGATATAGACTCTTCCCTCCTGCTCTTCAGCCGGAAAATCAAGCACAATGTCACCGTCGGTTTATCCGGTGAATGTGCGGATGAAGTATTTGGAGGATATCCCTGGTTCCACAGACAGGAAGCGCTTCGCGCGGAAACATTCCCCTGGGCGATGTTCCCGGAAACAAGACTTCATGTAATGGCGGAAGAACTGATCGCCAAAATAAACCCTCAGGAATATATCAATGCCAGATATTCCGCAGCGCTCAAGGAAGTCCCGGCAGGACCGGATGAGCTGTCTCCCGCGGAAGATAACTTAAGAAAAATCGGTTATCTGACTTTAACCAGATTTATGCCGACGCTTCTGGACCGGAAAGACAGAATGACCATGGCTACCGGTTTGGAAGTCCGTGTGCCGTTCTGTGATCATCATATTGTTGACTATGTATGGAATATCCCCTGGCAGATCAAAAACTACAAAGGGCGGGAAAAAGGTCTTCTTAGGATGGCAGCCCAGGGAATTTTGCCTGAAGATGTGTTATGGAGACGCAAGAGCCCCTATCCAAAAACGCATCATCCGGGATTCCTGAAGGCCGTAAGCTCAAAATTACAGGATATCATTAATGATCCTTCTTCTCCTCTTTTGCCGTTCATTAATAAAAACCATGTCCTTGATCTTCTTGCCAACCCGATAAGCACGGCCAATAAACCCTGGTTCGGCCAGCTTATGGATACGCCCCGCGTTTTCGCCTACCTTATTCAAATGGATTTTTGGTTCAGACACTATGGGATCAGTGTGGAGACATAA